The stretch of DNA ATAAGATCGTGAGCTTCCCGGGCGGCTAACTCAGTGGTTAGAGTGCTATCTTCACACGGTAGAAGTCACTGGTTCGAATCCAGTGCCGCCCACTTGGCCGACAGTGCGCCCCGTCGCACACGGCCGCTTGCCCCTGCCATCGCGGGGGTTTTTTCATGCGCGGTTCGATTGCCTGACAGCGGTGCTGTCTTCAATGCACGCCGGGCGCATCGAAGGCGGTGCGGATTTTTCGCCCCTGGGCGGCTTGGGGTTTGGGAACGAATTCGTACAGGTCGACGTAACAATTGTGCTTGAATTCTTTGTCCTTGTGCAGCACTTGAAACGGATACTGTTCGTGGGCCAACAGCTCGTACGACTCTTGCATTTTCGCCAACCAAGCGTCGAAACCCTCCTGGTCGAAGTGCCAACGGGCGTCGCGGAACATGGCGCAGCGGAGCGGGTGGTCGGCTGAAACCCGGGTGAGATCGGGAGGCTGGCCCGCCTTGTGTCGCTGGGAATAAATTTTTTGATTGCACAAGTACAACGACGACACACTCCCCTCGAAGGTGGAGGGTGAAAAATCCAAATTCAAATCGGTCTTCAGGCAGACCAATTCCGCATCATAGGCCTTGTTGAACCAAAACCATTGTGCGAAACCGCGGGTTCGCAAGATGTCGCGCGTTTTGTACGGTCGGAAAAAATCACGCATCATCGACCCGCCGCCGATTAACGTCAGCCCGACCAGCACCGTCAGTACGACCTTACGGCTGGGGAACCGTTTGGTGAACCATGCCGCAATACATGCCGCACCCAGGCCGGTCAAAAAGCAGAAGGCTGTTCCGGAGTAGAGGGTGAACCGCACGCCGCCGCCAAAGGGATACCGCTGCATGCCGGCTGCAACCAGATTCAATCCCAGCGGGGCAAGAAACAAGATCGCCAAATCCACGCGGCGATTGCTCCACAGGCAGACGACCGCGATCAGGCAGCACAAAACCGTGCCGGAACTTCCGCCGCGCATGCTGCCGACAGGAAATGGCGCAACCTCGCCCGTGAGCATGTAGACAAACCAATGCAGCGTATGCAGCGGATTATCTAAAGGCGGAAAGGCCCGCTCCCAGCATTCGCGCATGCCTTGCAAGTCCGCCGTCGCCATCTGCCGCAGAGCGATTTGTAGCCCCACAAAACTGCCCAACAACAGCACGTTCCACACCAGATAAGCAGGAACCTGTTTCCACTCGCGGTGATGATACAACGACCAACCCACCGCTAAGCTGAGTCCGCCGGAAACAAAAACGGAGGGCAGCGAGAACCACAGCAGCGAGCAGGAAGCAGCGGCCAGAATGCCCAACCACTTCAGGCTTCGTCCTCGTTGGTACCATTCCACATACAATGCCGCCAGCACCATACCTACGAATAAGTCGCAACCATACGGTTTGGCCTCAGCCGAATAACGCACTGCTGGATAGGCGACCGCATACATGGCCACGCAAAACAGATAGGCGATGCCGCTGGTCAGTCGGGATGCCAAATGCCGGAAGACAAACAGGCCGGCAATTCCCGTGATGAGCGAAAAGAGCCGCAACGAGTATTCGTTGAAGCCGAGCAATTTGACGATCGTTAGTTGAATCCACAGATATCCAGGCGGCGCGACCTGATGAAAGGCGAGCGGTTTGGTCAGCATCTCAAGGTAGCCGTGGTCCAGATAACTGGCGGCAAGATAGGCCTCATCGGGCCACAAGGGAACGCAGAGCAGAAACCGCAAACTGCGGGCCGCGATGCCGAGGAAGATAAATCCCCAAACCCAACGTTCGAGATGGGCAAGCGGTTGCAGGTTGAACCGTTGGTATTCCAAGTAGGGCAGAGGCGAAGCCACGCTGGCAGACGGCGTCTGTGTGGGGATCGATGTCGGCATCCTGCCTCCTTAGGTCAAATCCTTTTGAGCGGTGCAGAGGTCTCCGTCCGCTAGGACGCGGGAGTTTAGTGAATTTCGGCCAAGCGTTACAAGATGGAAATCATGCTGCGAATGAGGCGGATGGAATGGGTGTCTGGGGCCGATTCCTCGAATCTTCACAATTCGGCAGGCTGATTTTCCTTGGGGGAAATTCCTGTTTCTTGATATAGCAATTTGTACTATTTTCCCGCACATGAAACATTGGAAACGATACCTGGGCATCTTTTTGGTCGTCTATGTCTTGAGCATCGGGCCGGTTTACGGCTTGGCTCTTCGACAGGAAGCCTATCCGGCTGCGCTCGATGAACCGACAGGCAAGGCGCTGACGATCTGTTATTTCCCCGTCGACACGGTCGCCGATGCAGTGCCGTTGGTTGGTATCTCGTTGCGGCGGTATCAGATGCTGTGGTTTCGCATCTTCTCCCGCTAGGACGATTTGCGCACGTGCTGATTTTAATGTCCGGCCGATCGCACGCCGGCGGATAGGAAAATAGGAACGATGAGCGAGAGACGGCGCCAGATTGTCATCACTGTCATCACCGGAACCTGTCTGGCGATTGCGGTCTATGCCACGCAGCCGAAACCATCGGATGCCGTGCATCGCGCCACCGTTCTCCCCGATAGAATTATTCTTTCCTGGACGCAGGACCCGGCAACCACTCAGGCGGTAACGTGGCGGACCAACACATCGGTCCGTCAATCGTTTGCACAGATCGCTGTTGCCGAGGATGGGCCGGAATTCGAGCAGCATGCAACGCAAGTCTCGGCGACCGTTGTCCCGATTGTCAGCGACTTGGGAAAATATCATTACCACTCCGCCGAATTCACCGGTCTGACTCCCAAGACCACGTACGCTTATCGCTTGGGGGATGGCGAGAACTGGAGCGCTTGGAATAATTTTCGAACCGCTTCAACGAAGGCTGAACCGTTTAGCTTTGTTTATTTCGGCGATGCGCAAAAACAAATTCGTTCGCATTGGTCCCGGTTGTTGAGGACCGCCTATTCGTCCGCTCCGCACGCACGGTTTTTTATGCACGGGGGCGACTTGATCGATCGGCAGGGACGCGACTCAAATTGGGGCGAATGGCACGAGGCGGCCGGCTGGGTGAATGCCGTGATTCCCTCCTTGGCCGTGCCGGGAAACCATGAATATGAGCATGGAGTGGGCCGCACAATTAAGCAACTCTCCGCGTTTTGGCAGCCGCAATTTCAGTTCCCCCAAAACGGACCACCTGGACTGGAAGACACGACCTATTGGCTGGACTACCAAGGCGTCAGATTCATTGCCCTGAACAGCAACGAGCGGATCGAAGAGCAGACGGTCTGGTTGGAAAAAGTCCTCGAGGACAATCCGCATCAATGGACGATTGTCATGCACCATCATCCGTTGTACTCGGTCTCGGTCAATTCCGATAACAACGCGCACCTGCGAAAAGCTTGGCAGCCGCTGTATGACAAGTACGGCGTCGATCTAGTGCTCCAAGGGCACGACCATTGTTACGGCCGTACGAATCTCCGAGGCTACCAAGACAAATCGAGCGGTGGCGGGACCGTGGTTTCCGCTGGAACTGTGTACGTCGTTTCAGTCAGTGGGCCGAAAATGCGACGCTTAGGTCAGGATGGCTTTGCATCGAGCGCCGAAGGCATCCAGCTGTTTCAATTGATTACGATTGACCACGATTATCTCAAATACGAATCGCGCACCGCTGTGGGACGACTCCACGACGCCTTCACGCTTCGCAAACGGGAGGGGCAGACGAACGAATTGATCGAAAGCTTCGCTCCCGGAGAACGGACCGCCGCGGAACCGGCCAACTTCGATTAGCCGTCAAACCGCTAGTCGAAGTAGGCGATCGCATTGCGAAACAATTGAATACCGTCGCCGTCATCCACTTGCGGGCGACGTGTCCATTGTGGGTGTTGCGTGCCGTGAATGAACCGTTCAGGATGCGGCATCAACCCTAACACGCGGCCGGTTGGATCGCTCAGCCCGGCAATGTTGCCGCCCGAACCGTTGGGATTGGCGGGGAAGGAGACGGCGGTCGAGGTCAATTCGCCGACCGCGGTGGTGGCCATCGCCGGCTCGCGATAACAAAGTGCCACTTGGCCGCGCTCTAACCATTGCTCCATCGTCGCTGGGTCGCGGACGACGATGCGTCCTTCGGCGTGGGCAATCGGCAGGTCGATTTCGTCGATGCCCTGCAAGAAGACGCTGTTGCTGCCTTGGCAACCCAACGTCACCCAGCGGGCGGTGTATTTTCCGTTGTCGTTCCAAGTCAGCGTCGCCGTCGGCACGCGCTCCGCACCGGGCTGCCATGTCTCACTGCCGCCGGGCAGAATACCCGCTTTGAGCAAGACCTGAAATCCGTTGCAGATGCCGAGCACCAGTTTGTCGGCCGCTAGAAACTCGCCCAGGATCTCGCCCAATTTCACCCGCAATTGCCCGGCGAAAATCACACCGGCTCCCACATCGTCGCCGTAGCTAAAGCCGCCGGGGATGCAGAGCACCTGATAGTCGTTGAGTAACGACGGTGACTGTAGCAACTGAAACAGGTGCACCCGCTGTGCGTCACCGCCGGCGGAGGCAAAGGCAAATGCCGTTTCGACGTCGCAATTCGTTCCCGGTGCGCGGAGGACACAGACTTTCGGTTGGGCCATCGTATTTCAGTTCGTATGCAGGAAAGACAATCAGACGGGTGGAGTCATCGAGAGCAATAATAGGGTCGCGGATATCGGTTTGCAAGACGTTGATTGATGCGTGCCGGAGCCCTGGGGAATGGTGAGTTTGGCGTGCGGTTGGTTTTTTGAGAGAAATTTTCGCTCCCCGTTCCAGTTCCGGTCGCGCAAACTGCGGGGAGGCGGCGAAGCTTGCGGGGGGATGTGCTGGCTGCCGGCACTGCCATCTCGGTCGTGAATCCCGCAGCCCGCTCAACCCGGAAAAAATCGCGCGGGAGGCCTCGATTTGACAATCTCAAAATGCGCATTTCATCTTAAAGCGTCCAAAATTCCACGTCGATAAATGAGATAGGAGTCACGCGTTTGGTTCCAAGATAGACCCTTGGCAACCACGTCGCCCTCTGTTGGTGTCATTGGGCAGCTTTCCCAACGGCAGCATCCAACGAGCCGCAGCGACAACGTGACGCTCTCACTCGACGCCGAAAATCCTCTGCGCTAGCCGCAGCGTTGGGCGTCACAACTTGGGGTCTGACCACGGACCTCAAACTACTTTGAAAAATGAAGGATCGGAAATCTCATGAAATGGTTCACACTCTGTGGAGCGATTGGCATCGTCCTGTTTTCAAGCAGCACCACAAACGCCGGATGGTTCTCTAATCATGGAGACGCGAAAAGCTGTGATTGCACGATGACCTGCCAACCGGAATGTTGTCAGCCGGTCGTTTATCGCCCGGCCTGTCCCACAAAATTCAATTATCAGCGCTCGTGTTGCAAACCGGTCTGCTGCACGCAGACTGCTCCCCTTTGCTGCGCTCCGCAATCTTGTTGCGCACCGCAAATGGGCTGTGGCAATGCGACGTGCTGCGACGATAACGTGCACCTGATCGCCCATTACATTCAGAAATCGCAAACGGCCTGTTACGCACGGCAGCGTCGGCGGGCGATTGACAAGTTGGGCGACAAGTTCAGCTGCGCGTGCAATCCGGAAATCATGTGCGCCTTGACCTATGCCTTAAACGACAGCGATCACCGAGTGCGGGGTGAGGCGGCTGACGAAATTGGCGATCAACTTCGCAAGAATCCTTGCTGCTGCAACCAACAGGTTATCTGTGCGTTGACGCAAGCTTTGGGGGACTGCAATCGCCGCGTACGCCGCGAAGCGGAAGAAGCTTTGCGTGTCGCGGGATACAAGGTCGAGGACTGCTGTGCCGATACTTGCTGCACAGCCTGTGCACCGGCCTGTGGAACGAACTACGGACCGGCTTATAGCCCGGAAATGGCACCGGCTCCGGCGGATGACGGCACCCCGCCGCCAGCTCCCCCGGCTGACGATACGGTCAGCAGCAAAGTACGGACCAGCTTCGTACGTTTGGCCAGTCTGTTTCGCTAGACCAGTTGGTTTAGCCAGGACGGACAAGGGGCGGTAAGCCACCGCCTTTGAGAAAACGAAAAGACGCGTCGGTCGAGAGTGACCGGCGCGTCTTTTTTCGATTCGTAGCTTCGTATTGTACAACGCGAGTTGTACCAGGAATGCTTATTGGCGGGTGAACCGCCGTTGCATCCCCATCGTGCTGCTTACGGGTGCTCGCGATTGACGAAGGGGAGCAGTCCGATAAAGCGGGCGCGATGCACGGCACGACGCACAGCGTGCTGATATTTGGCACAGGTACCGGAACGTTTGCGGCCCAAGATGTGCCCGTCGCGGCTGAGCATCATCTTCAGTGTGCGCAGGTCCTTGTAGTCGACGTACACCGGTCGGGGTGAGCGATCACAACCGTCGGGACAAAAACGGCATTTCAGCTTTCTCTTGAGCCGTGCCTTTCTGCGCCGTTTTCTGGGGGGGCCGCCCCTTCCATTAGAAATCATACTGTGCTGTGTACCTTGAAAATAGAAAAATTGTGTTTTTCAGTGTGGGGTGCGCCGCCCTGCGCTCCCTGGAAAACCCTGCAATTCATCCCAATTTTGCTCGGCGTGGCCGGCTCATTCAGGATGGTCTAATTGGCTGGCATTCAGGCGTAGGACGACTCCTTTGTCATCCTTTGCACGGCCATCTCGGAATTCATGGCTGATTCTGCGGCTTTCGCCCGGATCACTCGGCCAGCGAAATTCGCATTTTTCGCGCGCCGCAAGCCTGATTCGAGTCGCAGATTCTACACAATGCCCGCCCCGTTTCGCAACGGACTGGGCATAGCGAATGAAAACTTAATCTATCAATTCAGTTGCGTCAATCATGCTGGCGGTACAATTCAGGGGTGGTTTGTCGATTTGCGTTGACCAGGGGGCATATCCGGGCTCTTTTCGCCACTTTTGTGGCGGAGAGTGGCCGGATCGGGCTTTTCGCACCTGAGGGTTCTTGTTATTAAGCCCGCCTCACTCCCCGGCGGCTAAGTCGTTATTTGTGTCACACGCATCTTAAAAATTTGACGTGCGAAAGGATTCGCGCGTTGCTCAATTCTTCAAGGATGATGATATGGGGTCAAACCGAGTCTGTTTGGCGGCAGCGATGTGGATAGGTTGTTTCTTGCTTGCCGGATGCCAGGTCTTCTCCGGCGGTTCGCCTGCGACTTTGGGACGATTGTCCCCCTTCAATCGTCTGCCTTCGCAGTCGGAACCGGAATTCCGGGATATGGACGCGCTCGAACCCTCGATTGGTAGCGATGATGAGGATTCCATGGATGTTTCCGCGATTCCGTCGCAGGAGACGGATGATGATCGCGGCAAATTGCAACAACCAGGCCACCGTGCCTTGCCTGTGACGGAATCTCGTCCGGCCATCACCGAAGATCAAGCGGCCGTTCCCCAAGCGATGCCCGCTGGGTGAGGCGACCGGGATCTCAGGGATTTGACCTCCCAATCCGAACGTTTGCTTGTTGCACATCGCACGGCGTTTGGTCGCGGCGATGTCGCAACACCTCTGCTTTTGGGGTCTTGCGGCGACTCTTATGAGCGAAATGCTCCAGACACGCTGCAGTGAGTGCACGAAATTTCCTGCTCCACATTGCTTCTGAGGTGGTGTCTGCCACTGGCAATTGTCGTGGCGCAAGGCTACACTCGGCGGATACGTCCTTGTTGTCCGGCGACGGAATGCAGTTCCGTACATCGTTGCGAAAGTCGTTACGGACACGGCATGTGTTCGTCGCCACGTCGATTCGCCGCTGTTGATTGCGCATTTTCGATTGAATTGACGATGCGAATGCGCCCACTACAATGCTGGGGATGTCAGGGGACTCTCCCTACGGTCGTTCAGATGCCGTAAGGTGATCGCTGCCCGTATGCCTTGTTACGCGGTTGCGTCTCAGGACGTAATATTTTGAAGTTACGCAGTATTCGACGTATTATTAATAAGCGCAAGGTTGAGTTTGTCGCGTAGGTGGGGGCATGGTTTGTGACCGGCATCCCACGGGGTCGAATGACCATTCGACAGTCAATTGGCAAGACGCTGAGATTGAGGAGTATTGTTCGGTGCAAGTTGCGATCACGAGTCGCCACGGTGAATTACATCAAGACGACCATGAATACATTGCTCAAAAATCCGAGAAGTTATTGACCTTTTTTGAGCGGGTCACGGCGATTGGTGTGACCGTCGATTTTGAAAGCAAGGATCGCGTGAAGGTTGAGATCCTTGTTGATGCTGAACATAAGCATAATTTCGTCGCCAGCGACGCAGGCGCGTCCGCGCGAGCGACGTTTGACGTGACCTTGCACAAGATGGAACAGCAAGTCAGGAAATACAAAGAAAAACTTCAGGATCATCGCCGCACACCCCCGATGAATGAGGTCGTGCAGTCTGAAGAGCCGGATGTTGATGAAGAATCGGCGGATTGATTCTGCCGGGAAATGTGAAAGCTGCCGGGAGAAACGGTGTGCGGAGCAGTCGTTCAGTGTGGTGCAAATGCCCACAGAACGCATGCAACTGTGTTTTTATAGGCTCGCACGATGTGGTTTCAGAGAGTGGCGAAGAGATTAGTGTTGGGCTGATTTGTGTTTCGAGTAGTCATGCACGGCAAGAGGCGGTTTTTTCGGGCCGCCGCCAAAGGCGTGGGTAGGGACTTCGGAAACATTGATTCAGCATGTCTATGTCAGCAGTCAAATTTTCCCATTCTAAAATGGGTGACAGGGATTTCCGAGTCCTGGCAACTCGGAGATCGTTTGGTAAGGAGTCATACATGAAGTTGTCGGACTTCGTGGTTTCAGAGGCGATTCTACCGGATATGCAATCGACGTCCAAAGAAGACGCGATTCGCACGATGGTCGGCAGCCTGGGAACGACGGGCGCTATTCAGGCGGAAGACCAAGAGAGTATTGTTGCGGCCATATTGAAACGCGAGGAATTGGGCTCCACCGGGATTGGTAATGGAGTCGCTGTTCCCCACACAAAACACCCGTCTGTCGATCGGCTTGTGGCGACAATCGCCATCGCTCGGGATGGTGTGGACTTTGCGAGTCTGGACGGTGAATCCGTCTTTATTCTGTTCTTGCTGGTTTCACCGCCCGACCGTCCTGGTGATCACTTGCGAGCATTGGAAAGCATTTCCCGGCATTTGCGCAATCAAAACTTCTGTAGTTTTCTACGGCAGTCCAAAACGGGTGAAGCAATCGTGGAATTGTTGGACGAAGCGGATAACGACCAACTCTAGGTTGCCGCCTCAATAGGTTTTCGGTGGCGGGAAGCCTCGATTGATTCTCTCGTTTCCGTGTTGATTGATCGCAATGAGTTTTCAAATAGCTTTGTGAGTTTCGGTGTTGCCGAGTTTTATTGACTCATATTCGCTGCGTTTTTTTGAAACGGCCTTGTTGTCAATCGATTGTTGTCTCGTCTCAAACATTCCGTGTCTTTTCGTATGAGTACACCATCTGCTTGCACTCGTGAAGTGACCGTTAACCTGGAAAACGGGTTGCATATGAGTCCCTCGGCTCAACTTGTGCAAACCGCCCAGGCCTTTGGTTGCGATATTACGATCCGCAAGGGAGACAGAACGGTGGACAGCAAGAGCATGTTGGATGTGTTGACCTTGGCTGCGGAAAAAGGCACGACGTTAGTGCTCGAGGCAAATGGCGACGGCGCGCAGGAAGCAATTGACGCGTTAGATCAATTGTTCAGGACAAATTTTGCCGCAAGTTGAACGCACGGCATTCAATAGGGGCGTTTAAGCTCTCAGTGGATTCGGGTATGGAAATAAAGCGCGGAATCGCCGTATCTCCTGGAGTTGTTCCAGGACCGGCCTTGGTATTAGGAACGGAAGATTTCCGGATACCGCGGCGATTCGTCAGCGTGAATGTGGTCGATATCGAGGTAGCCCGCTTTCGGTCGGCGATCGATGCCGTCTGCACCGAGATTTCCGAAAACGAGCGTTTGGCCTCTGAGCGTCTCGGCGCCCAATACGGCGCGATTTTTACGGCACACTTGAATCTGGCTCGTGACCCCAAGCTCCGCGAGGAAATCGAGGAGTTGATCCGCGAACGGACCTATGCCCCGGAATTCGCCTCGAGTCGCGTTCTGCGGCGCTACGCCAAGCTGTTCCAGAATCTCGGCAACCAATACATGGCCGAGCGGGCGGTCGATATTTTCGACCTGGAAAAACGGCTGTTGCGGCATCTGTTGGGGACCGAACGGGAAGAGTTGGCGCACATTACCGAGCCGGTGATTGTCCTGGCGACCAATTTGACGCCCAGCGAGACAGCCAGTCTGAACCCCGAATTCGTGTTGGGTTTCGCCACAGAAGTCGGCGGCCACACGAGTCACACGGCGATTCTGGCCGGGGCTTTAGAAATCCCCGCTGTCGTGGGAGTCGGCCCATTTTTGAGCGATGTCTCCGGGGGAGACACGATCATCATCGATGGGAATCATGGCGAAGTGATCGTCGATCCGGATGAGCCAACCCTCAAACGATATCGGGTGACGCGGGATCGCATCAAAACGGCCAATCAAAAATTAGAACTATTGGGGCAGCTGGAATCAAAGACGGCCGACGGCGTCCCGATCAAGTTGTATGGCAATATCGAATTCCCCGAAGAGGTCGACCACTGCATTAAGCGGGGGGCCGAAGGTGTCGGGCTGTATCGCACGGAATTTTTGTATTTAAAGGATGACCGGGAACCAAGCGAAGAGGATCACTACAACGCATATCGGCGTGTGGTCGATCCGATTCCGACATTGCCGGTTGTGATCCGCACCTTGGATCTGGGGGCCGAGAAGTTCCCGCACTCACTGGAGGATTTGGCGGAAGTCAGTCCCAATCCAGTACTTGGGTTGCGGAGCGTGAGGTTCACTTTGCGGAATTTGGGATTGTTCAAAACCCAACTGCGCGCTATCTTGCGAGCCGCCGTCCATGGCGATATCCGGATCATGTTTCCCTTGGTCACTTCGGTGTTGGAGTTGCGGCAAGCGAAGATGATCCTCGGGGATGTGATGGAGGATCTCGAGGAGGAAGGAATCCCATTCTGTCGCGATATTCAAGTCGGCATGATGGTCGAAGTCCCGTCAGCCGCTTTGTTGGCTGACCGGTTCGCCGAGGAAGTCGACTTCTTTTCGATCGGCACCAACGATTTAATTCAATACACATTGGCGGTGGATCGGGCCAATCCGACCGTCGCAGATCTTTATAGTGCGGCAGATCCTTCCATCCTGCGGCTGATTCGCATGGTGGTCGCAGCTGCTGCAAAGAAGGATACTCCTGTTGTTGTATGCGGGCAAATGAGCGGCGACCCATTGTATACAGCTGTGTTGATCGGCATGGGGATCCGCGAGATGAGTGCGACACCATTTTCACTTCCAATTATTAAGCAGGTCATCCGCAGCATTA from Symmachiella dynata encodes:
- a CDS encoding ArnT family glycosyltransferase, with the protein product MPTSIPTQTPSASVASPLPYLEYQRFNLQPLAHLERWVWGFIFLGIAARSLRFLLCVPLWPDEAYLAASYLDHGYLEMLTKPLAFHQVAPPGYLWIQLTIVKLLGFNEYSLRLFSLITGIAGLFVFRHLASRLTSGIAYLFCVAMYAVAYPAVRYSAEAKPYGCDLFVGMVLAALYVEWYQRGRSLKWLGILAAASCSLLWFSLPSVFVSGGLSLAVGWSLYHHREWKQVPAYLVWNVLLLGSFVGLQIALRQMATADLQGMRECWERAFPPLDNPLHTLHWFVYMLTGEVAPFPVGSMRGGSSGTVLCCLIAVVCLWSNRRVDLAILFLAPLGLNLVAAGMQRYPFGGGVRFTLYSGTAFCFLTGLGAACIAAWFTKRFPSRKVVLTVLVGLTLIGGGSMMRDFFRPYKTRDILRTRGFAQWFWFNKAYDAELVCLKTDLNLDFSPSTFEGSVSSLYLCNQKIYSQRHKAGQPPDLTRVSADHPLRCAMFRDARWHFDQEGFDAWLAKMQESYELLAHEQYPFQVLHKDKEFKHNCYVDLYEFVPKPQAAQGRKIRTAFDAPGVH
- a CDS encoding purple acid phosphatase family protein encodes the protein MSERRRQIVITVITGTCLAIAVYATQPKPSDAVHRATVLPDRIILSWTQDPATTQAVTWRTNTSVRQSFAQIAVAEDGPEFEQHATQVSATVVPIVSDLGKYHYHSAEFTGLTPKTTYAYRLGDGENWSAWNNFRTASTKAEPFSFVYFGDAQKQIRSHWSRLLRTAYSSAPHARFFMHGGDLIDRQGRDSNWGEWHEAAGWVNAVIPSLAVPGNHEYEHGVGRTIKQLSAFWQPQFQFPQNGPPGLEDTTYWLDYQGVRFIALNSNERIEEQTVWLEKVLEDNPHQWTIVMHHHPLYSVSVNSDNNAHLRKAWQPLYDKYGVDLVLQGHDHCYGRTNLRGYQDKSSGGGTVVSAGTVYVVSVSGPKMRRLGQDGFASSAEGIQLFQLITIDHDYLKYESRTAVGRLHDAFTLRKREGQTNELIESFAPGERTAAEPANFD
- a CDS encoding phosphoribosylformylglycinamidine synthase subunit PurQ, with the protein product MAQPKVCVLRAPGTNCDVETAFAFASAGGDAQRVHLFQLLQSPSLLNDYQVLCIPGGFSYGDDVGAGVIFAGQLRVKLGEILGEFLAADKLVLGICNGFQVLLKAGILPGGSETWQPGAERVPTATLTWNDNGKYTARWVTLGCQGSNSVFLQGIDEIDLPIAHAEGRIVVRDPATMEQWLERGQVALCYREPAMATTAVGELTSTAVSFPANPNGSGGNIAGLSDPTGRVLGLMPHPERFIHGTQHPQWTRRPQVDDGDGIQLFRNAIAYFD
- a CDS encoding HEAT repeat domain-containing protein, with amino-acid sequence MKWFTLCGAIGIVLFSSSTTNAGWFSNHGDAKSCDCTMTCQPECCQPVVYRPACPTKFNYQRSCCKPVCCTQTAPLCCAPQSCCAPQMGCGNATCCDDNVHLIAHYIQKSQTACYARQRRRAIDKLGDKFSCACNPEIMCALTYALNDSDHRVRGEAADEIGDQLRKNPCCCNQQVICALTQALGDCNRRVRREAEEALRVAGYKVEDCCADTCCTACAPACGTNYGPAYSPEMAPAPADDGTPPPAPPADDTVSSKVRTSFVRLASLFR
- the rpsR gene encoding 30S ribosomal protein S18 — encoded protein: MISNGRGGPPRKRRRKARLKRKLKCRFCPDGCDRSPRPVYVDYKDLRTLKMMLSRDGHILGRKRSGTCAKYQHAVRRAVHRARFIGLLPFVNREHP
- the hpf gene encoding ribosome hibernation-promoting factor, HPF/YfiA family: MVCDRHPTGSNDHSTVNWQDAEIEEYCSVQVAITSRHGELHQDDHEYIAQKSEKLLTFFERVTAIGVTVDFESKDRVKVEILVDAEHKHNFVASDAGASARATFDVTLHKMEQQVRKYKEKLQDHRRTPPMNEVVQSEEPDVDEESAD
- a CDS encoding PTS sugar transporter subunit IIA, with the protein product MKLSDFVVSEAILPDMQSTSKEDAIRTMVGSLGTTGAIQAEDQESIVAAILKREELGSTGIGNGVAVPHTKHPSVDRLVATIAIARDGVDFASLDGESVFILFLLVSPPDRPGDHLRALESISRHLRNQNFCSFLRQSKTGEAIVELLDEADNDQL
- a CDS encoding HPr family phosphocarrier protein, whose amino-acid sequence is MTVNLENGLHMSPSAQLVQTAQAFGCDITIRKGDRTVDSKSMLDVLTLAAEKGTTLVLEANGDGAQEAIDALDQLFRTNFAAS
- the ptsP gene encoding phosphoenolpyruvate--protein phosphotransferase; translation: MEIKRGIAVSPGVVPGPALVLGTEDFRIPRRFVSVNVVDIEVARFRSAIDAVCTEISENERLASERLGAQYGAIFTAHLNLARDPKLREEIEELIRERTYAPEFASSRVLRRYAKLFQNLGNQYMAERAVDIFDLEKRLLRHLLGTEREELAHITEPVIVLATNLTPSETASLNPEFVLGFATEVGGHTSHTAILAGALEIPAVVGVGPFLSDVSGGDTIIIDGNHGEVIVDPDEPTLKRYRVTRDRIKTANQKLELLGQLESKTADGVPIKLYGNIEFPEEVDHCIKRGAEGVGLYRTEFLYLKDDREPSEEDHYNAYRRVVDPIPTLPVVIRTLDLGAEKFPHSLEDLAEVSPNPVLGLRSVRFTLRNLGLFKTQLRAILRAAVHGDIRIMFPLVTSVLELRQAKMILGDVMEDLEEEGIPFCRDIQVGMMVEVPSAALLADRFAEEVDFFSIGTNDLIQYTLAVDRANPTVADLYSAADPSILRLIRMVVAAAAKKDTPVVVCGQMSGDPLYTAVLIGMGIREMSATPFSLPIIKQVIRSITIPQAEEIAAHADTLDVARDVENYLRGELKKISPDEFS